Genomic DNA from Fusarium keratoplasticum isolate Fu6.1 chromosome 2, whole genome shotgun sequence:
TTGATGCGTTGGGCAGACAAGAGtggtcgagaagaagaagtgcCGAGAGCCTGGATGATGCTGGACAGATCGTCTAGACGAGGATTAGGTGGAGCATGGCCGAAAGAAACAACCGACTCGTCCACCGATGGTTCAATCTCATTCAAGGGAGGGAGACGGTCCAGGTAGGCGTCTAGACGCCTAACCCGACTGTAAGCAGTGTCAGTATCAGGGTTGGTCTAGTCAATTGGAACCCAGAAGGTGAACGCACTCCAAGACAAGAGACATGGCTGAGAGGTGAGCCTGCTAGAGATGCCGAGACGGAGCTGGGACCGGAGCCGCTAGTGGAGAGCACGGCCGATAATGCcgggcggcagcggcagaaACGGAGACGATCTGGTCACCGAGTCACGGAGTGAAGCTCGGGACAGGAGCGGGAGGCGTAGGGACAGGGTTGTCCGGCCGGGAtattgtgtgtgtgtggtgtGTGTGGGTAGAGAGAGATTGTGCGAGCGAGATTAAGATGAGTTGGACAAACACGAATGCGGCATGTGGagaaacaaacaaacaaggAAGTCGCTATTGGGCAATTCTGGCATGGCAGAATGGTCAGGTTCGGATCTCTCGAAGCCGGAAGGCGTGATGTGATGGaatggaagagatggaaatCCGATTGGACTCGGGAATTGGCTCCCCATGGATGTAAACATTCAGATATTTCGCGATGACGAATGACGACAGTAGCTGGTGGTTGCCCTGTTTGTTGCAAGCCAGATACCTAGCCACGGGTAGTGACGTCTTCAGAAAGAAAGTTGTGGGCTACAGCTATGGTCCGTATTCGTATTCGGATATGGTACCACCTCTCCCTTGCAAGTTCTCATTACCCACCGTTTCAGTAAACGTTTGTTCAGACAGCCACTTGAAGAGTCTCAATTGGTTGATGATTTCGATATCTTGAGCAAAAACCTGACCCAAATCTGCTTCAAGAACTTCACTTACACCCTGCCGGCTTCAGCGTAACGAGCACAGCTTCAGAGCTCTTCAAATCCAGCTCCACAACACCTTTATTGGCCGCATACAGCTCCCAGTGTTTGGAACCCTTCTCAACCAACCTGCCATCAGTATAATTCCAACTCTGGCCCGCCCATTGAATACCTTCATCCGCGCTCGCCCCATTACCAGTGAGCCTCTGTACTTCCACCTTGTCAGCCCACAAGGGGACTTTCAGGTTGAACTGCTGGACGGGACGCTCGTAACGCGTGGTAGAGTTCCACTCATCAAAGTTGATCACCACATACTTAGCCAGGTTGCGAGACTCGTAGATGCCGTATGCAGACACGTTCCAAGGTAGCTGGGGAATCGGGTAGACCTGGACCTTGGGGTGGTGGCCGAGGACATCAGCAGCAAAGATCTGGCCGTACAACGGAGCGCGGACATGAGGCTCACGCCCATCTCGAGGAACAGGAACCCAGCCGCTGTAGCCAAAGGTAGTTCCCTGGATCAGGTTGTACCTGGTAATATTCTCCAAAAGGTTAGTCTGAAATCTGTATGATCCTAAGAGTAACTCACTGTTGCCATGCCCATGAGGAGATGATCAATCAACCAGAGGGCTGACCCAAACACACCCTCAATCTGAGACATGTTGAGATTGTATGAGTTGCTGTTGGTCTCGCCAAAAACAAACGGCAGCTTCGGGTCATGCTCATGACAAAGCTCGATTGCACTCTTGTACTGCGTGACGTTGGCAGCATTGGCCGTGTGGTTCATGTATGAGTTCTGCAGCCGAACCCACGGCTCGTTCCGAGCGGCATACTGGTGGTAAGAGACTGACTTGAGAAAGCCGTTTTGGTCCAGACCATCTTGAAGGGCCTCCTCTCTGTTTGGGTCAGACAGTCAGTTTGGTCTTGAAAGCCGACGACAGTGAAAGACTCACATGCTCCATTCCGGTTCCTTTGTGCCGGCTACAAGTAGGCCCTGGAAGAACCGCTTCTTTGCGAGGCCATACTTATTGTGCTTGAGAACGTGTTTCGAAGCCTTTGTAGCATACTGATTCCACTCATTCACATATTCCTTGAGAGAATAACCTTCGCTCCGGTGTCCAAAGCGAACCATGAGGTCTGGCTCGTTGCCAATCTCGAAGCTTTCAAGCTTGTCTTTGACATTGTCCACGACAATCTTGGCAACCTCGAGAGCATTCTCAAGGCCGCCTTTCTTGCCAAACGTGTTGCCCATGTTGAGTTGCCATGACCAGCGAGTGCCGGGGAAGTTGTGAAATCCATCAAAGAAGCCAGGACCGATATAAACCATGTCTGGAATTCCATACTGCGTGGTGAAAGATTCGGTCGTATTCCACCAGTTATACGCGCCAATTTCTTGGCTTGCATTGTACCAGACACGGTCCCTGATAATCATGAGTCAAATTCTTGCTTATGGTTCTGGAAGTCTTGCGTTGATGTGCCGCCTACACGGACAAAGGGATGAGAACCCGTCTTTGAGTAGAGCAAGTCAAAGATGTCGCGAGAAAATAGGTTGGGATGGGTTGAGTTTCCTAGGCGGAGACGAAGCATGTGAGCATTTGAAAGATTCAAAGGAACCTTGAAGTAGCACTTTACCTGTATAGTCGACAAAAAAGTGAGctggaaaggagaaggacgcAAAATCGTGAGGGATAATCCATGAAGCACCAACTGGGAGCTTGTCAGGGGATGTGATCTTGATGGGTTCTGAGAAGGCCTGGGCAGCTGTGGTGCAGCACAGGGCCACAGCAAGGACCGAACCAAGGACTGAAGCCATTTCGAATATTCAGTATTGAAGACAGAGTTGATTAGGTTTGCCTATTTCTCTCGGATCCTGGCCCTTCTTATACATGCCTAAGATAGTAGAGGTACCGCTGATCCTAGCCGTCTAGTTCATCAACTCGCCCTACTATCCCTGGTAACTACTCATTTCAGCAATAATACCAAGATCGCTAGAAAGAACCATGACTAGAAAACGCCATTTGGATCCAATATGTCGAAGTTGAGTCGCCGGGGTGAAGGATTTAATACCGCCGGTCTTCGCACCGGAACTCGCACGCTAGCTTCGGCTTTCGGCCCGCGGACTTCGCACGCGATGGTGCAATGGCGTGTGGAGAGGCAAGAGGATCGCGGGGAAGAGGCTTGGGCTAGAACTTGCCGTTGTAACTTTCCACTCGGTTGGGTCGAGGCTAGGCGGTATGTTTATGGCCTCGTGAGTGATTGCTCGGTTATCTTCCTGGTCGACGCTGTCATCTGGTGGCCCTTGTCGGCTTGGGAGCGTGTTTGCGGGGTCACACGGCTGAGAGTTGCGGATACTACAGCTGGAAACATGACAGACGGATAGGAGTAACTGGGAATGGCCAGAGAAATTGATGCAAGAGTCCGTTTTCCGCCAACCTTGGATCAATGGATCAACCAATGTCGGCCTCGGAACGCAGTGCGTCCAATGACGCCCCAGAAACCAGACCTGGTAAGCCTCAGTGAATGGGCAATACAGGGCCTTTGACTAACACGGGAGAAAGTTGCAGGGTGCTTAGTCTGCCGGTCACGAaaggttggtgatgtcgacGGCTCCCCTCGCCTCCTCACAACTGAGAACTGACATAAACAACACCAGGTGCGATGCGACAAGTCACTCCCCAGCTGCCGGAGGTGTAACCGATTAGGAGTTGCATGCCCTGGCTATGAGCCGGATCACGGCTCCATGTCCAGGTCCGAGATGCTCAAGTCGGCAGACGACATCTTTAAGGCGGCTGGAGTTGACAAGCGTCGGATTGGGTCGTGCAACGAGTGTCGGGCATCGAAGAGTCGGTGTACCAGAACGAGACCTACTTGTCAACGATGTAGAATGAGAGGTCTCAGCTGTGTCTACCGAGGACTCGGTGCCGACAAAGACTCGAGTGTCAGTCCCTCAGATCTCACCTCTCACAAAGGCCCTGATGAGATGTCAGGGGTAAATGCTGGGTGAGTATCTCCATCTCGATAACTCGGACAGTTAGAATGACGAAATAGACTGTACTCGGAAGTCATCCCAGATGATCCTGCCTTGCTCTCCCGCCTCATTAATACGTATTTCAATCGCTTTCATCACCTGAGATGTCTAGCGTTCATTCACAAGCCATCGTTCATGCACTCAATGGCTCGAGCCAGTGTCATTCAGGATTACAGCGAATCTCTGCTATACGCCATGTGCGCTTTGAGTGCGAGGTACACTTCACACTCTTCCACTTTAAGCTGTTCTAACCTCTCTAGATGTATTTACCTTGACTCTTTACATGCCTCATCAGAGCCAAACCATGAACCTGGGCCTGTCCCGGGCGATGTGTGGGCCGAAAAGGCGCGCAAGATGGTGTTTGACGAAATTCACCTCCCGACCATTCACCAAATAATGGTACGTCGAAAGTCGGCAATCGGTGACAACGATCTTACATATATAGACCATGATTCTTCTCTGCGAGTATGGGCTGAGGAATGATCAACACTCACTAGTGTTCATGCTCTGTGGCTGCGTGTTCCGCGCTATGCGTCTTCTCGGCCTGGACAGTCCCCCGCAACACCTCCAAGCGACGACTCAACTGTCTGGAAATCTTGAACAAGAGATTAACCACAGGATAGTATGGGCGTGCTACACAATTGATGTTCTTCTATCATCAGGGGTCGACAAGAACTCTTCTTGGCGGGAAGACATCCCTCAGGTGCCATTGCCGTGCTCTGACAAGGACTTTTTACTTCAAACACCATCAAACAAGACGTTTCTACCCGGTATCGAACAGGAAGACATGTCAACATTCGTAAAGGATCTCGATCTCTTACCACTGGTCACAGTGTTGGTTAGATTGCGAGGCAAAGTCCTTCGGTAACTCATTGTGTTCCTCCACTCGTGATGTCACTAACAATTGACAGAATCATCCGAACTTTGCCGCCCACTGACACAAACATATGGGACTCGTCTTCACCGTTCATGCTTCTTATCAGGGAGCTTGACACTTTCTACGAGAGTCTTCCAGACAGACTCCAGATCACTGAGCTCAACACTTACATACACAAGGACCAGCACACGATCGGAGCTCTCTTCTACCTCCACCTGATGTATAATGCCGCCATCTTTGATCTCACGAGGATATCCCTAGCCGGATTCAGCTTTCCCCTAGCTGCGGCGTTCCAGCACGCACCACCCGAGTTCCGTTCTCAGTGTCAAGAACGTTGTCGCTTCCACGCTGCAGCAGTCTCCGATATCGTCCGGCAAGGGCTCACACATGGTCGTGTCGCATTTGATGACAACTTCTGCGCAGATGCGGCGCTCGAGTCTAGCAAAGTGCAGATCATCCATTCAGCGACAGTGGCAAACGATGACCAGTCTACGGAGAAAACGAGGCAGAACTTGAGGACAACACTTCAACTCTTTGACCTTGTACATGCGAATCAGGATGGTCAGAGTACATATGTGAGTTTACATTGTCTTCGAAGAAGTCCAGATACTCACACTCTAGGCAGGTCCGGACGCTATTGCCTCTATGCATTCTCTTTGGCTTCCGTGACATTGCAGAGGAATGGCGAGACTCTCAAACGTATGTTCAATTACACAACTACCAAACTCTCAGACTAACCATTCTTCCAGACCACATCGCATGTCACCTGAAGTAGCTGGCACCGCAGAGGTTCACCACTTGGTCAGCTTCGCCCCGTTCCGTCGAGCGCAGACAGAGATAAAGGCACGCCAGAGCGCCAGTCCGAGGACCTTTTCTTCGTCTGTAATCTCAGCTTCGCAACCTGCGCGACGTACAAACGAGGAGCGGCCGCCTATCAACTCTGTCGACAATGCTGGCCCAGATCAGCATCTCGTCGCAGCTCCCAACCCAGGACCTACTGCTCCTCACAACCAAGCAATGGAGGTCATTGCACAGGGGATGGATCCAGGTCAGATGGAGATGACCGATCTACACATGGTACATCCTTCCATGGAGGACTATATCCGGACAGCGGGTGAGATGTCAGACTATCTGACGTGGAACATGTCTGAGCTGCCTGATCTGTCCATCTGGACTGACTTTGGAGGCCAAGATCCATCTTCTGGCTGACAGCTGAAGGGTGGCCTTTACTAGACATCTTAGTATGCCCGCATAAACTAGCAGTTGCAAATCTATATATCCTAATAACTGCCAAAATCCCTACGATACAGATGGAATGACGCCTTTGAGTCTCTCCGGTGTGATCTCGGGCCTACCTATGTACTTGATCCACGCATAAGGGTCTTCCAACTCATCCACCAAAGTCGTCTTTGCATCGCCCTGAACGCCAGCCTCGTACTCACCAGCCAAGCCCACAACTCCCACATCCTTCTTATACTCCTCCCACAGCTCGAGCATTTCCTTGAGAAGCTGAGGATGCTTCTGAGATAGATCGTCCACTTCTCCAGGATCCTCCCGTATGTTGAAGAGCTCCCACTTCTGTGGACCCTTTGGTGCTGGGACAAATGTGATCTTCCAGTCGCCACGCCGTAGAGCCCCTGATCCAGCAATCTCGAATCCCATCACGTAGTCTTGGTCGTGCACCTGCGCCTTGGAGCTTCCTTCTGTGTCATGGATGAGTGAGAGGAATCTCGTCCAGCTACGGCCGCGAAGAGGTGCAATCTCTCTGCCTTTATAATGTGTCCCAGGGTGCTTCAACTTCGCTAGGTCGAGAACAGTTGGTACAATATCCATGACGGTGCAGAACGCGTCCGTGATGACTCCATTTCCAGCTGTCGAGGATATACCCATACTGACGGGTGGCCTCACCACAAGAGGAACTCGGCATCCGCCCTCTGTAGAGTGCATCTTGTAAAGTCGAGAGGGAGCTGTTGCCGCTTGAGCCCAACGACAGCCGTACCAGACAAAGCTGTTCCCACGGCCGATATTCTCCAGACTGTTATTGTAGTACTTTTCCACATGAGCCATAATGCTATCGCCAACGATAGGCTGGGCTTCATAACTCGCCCCTTCGGCACCATTGTCGCTCATGAACAAGACAAACGTGTTATCATACTCGCCGGTCTTACGAAGATAGTCGACAACGCGGCCAATGTTCCAGTCCATGCGATCAACCATACCAGCATAGACCTCCATTGCACGGCCCGAGGCCTTTCGGATGTCTTCAGGAAGATCATCCCAGTTCTCTGGCTTTCCGTCTATTATCACCACAGGATGAGGGTTCACGCCTGGGTCAACCAtgccaagctccttgagTCTAGCCAGTCTTTTCTGTCGCAGCGCCTCAGGGCCATCGTCATAGAAGCCGCGGTACTTGTCGCATACCTCCTTGGGTGCTTGAAGAGGCCAGTGCGGCGCGCTGAAGGGAAGATAAGCAAAGAATGGCTggtctttctcctcttctgtcCGGTTCTCCAGATATGACATGAGCTTGTCCGCATATGCATCGCTGCTGTAAAAGTCGTCTGGCAGCCGACCGAGGACtctctcatcctcaacgtGAAGGGCACGGGTCGCAGTCTCAAAGAACTTTCCAGGCTCCGTCGCAGGATCCTTGTACTGGGGTTCATAAGCGTAGTGGTTGGCGCACCCCGGGAGGAGGGCGAATGATTTCTTGAAGCCGCGCTGTATGGGGTGATGTTCTGGCCTGAGGCCGAGATGCCATTTGCCAGACATGCAGGTAAAGTAGCCGCCGTCAGATAGAAGCTCCGGGAGTGCCACAACGCGTTGGTTGAGGTAGCCCTCATGACCCGGCTTTCCGTAGTGAGCTGGGGATGCGCGAGTGATTTCTTGGAGTTGACCGAGTCCAGCAATGTGATGGTCAGTTCCTGTATTTCGGTCAGTTTTAGCAGCAAGTAGAATAATCTAGGATTAATTCTTACCAGTCATCAGCATCGATCGCGTTGGGGAACACGCTGCAGCAACATGATAGTTGGTATATCGAAGAGCACCGCTCTCAGTCGCCAAGGCGTCAATGTTGGGCGTCTCAATCTCCGAGCCAAAGCAACCGCAGTCGCTAAAGCCCAGGTCATCGGCAACGATGATGAGAAAGTTTGGTCGCTTCTCCGCCATTGTCTTCTCTTTCAATTGGCTCAGGATGAAGCTATtcaagg
This window encodes:
- a CDS encoding Sulfatase domain-containing protein translates to MAEKRPNFLIIVADDLGFSDCGCFGSEIETPNIDALATESGALRYTNYHVAAACSPTRSMLMTGTDHHIAGLGQLQEITRASPAHYGKPGHEGYLNQRVVALPELLSDGGYFTCMSGKWHLGLRPEHHPIQRGFKKSFALLPGCANHYAYEPQYKDPATEPGKFFETATRALHVEDERVLGRLPDDFYSSDAYADKLMSYLENRTEEEKDQPFFAYLPFSAPHWPLQAPKEVCDKYRGFYDDGPEALRQKRLARLKELGMVDPGVNPHPVVIIDGKPENWDDLPEDIRKASGRAMEVYAGMVDRMDWNIGRVVDYLRKTGEYDNTFVLFMSDNGAEGASYEAQPIVGDSIMAHVEKYYNNSLENIGRGNSFVWYGCRWAQAATAPSRLYKMHSTEGGCRVPLVVRPPVSMGISSTAGNGVITDAFCTVMDIVPTVLDLAKLKHPGTHYKGREIAPLRGRSWTRFLSLIHDTEGSSKAQVHDQDYVMGFEIAGSGALRRGDWKITFVPAPKGPQKWELFNIREDPGEVDDLSQKHPQLLKEMLELWEEYKKDVGVVGLAGEYEAGVQGDAKTTLVDELEDPYAWIKYIGRPEITPERLKGVIPSVS